A window of Argopecten irradians isolate NY chromosome 1, Ai_NY, whole genome shotgun sequence contains these coding sequences:
- the LOC138325618 gene encoding uncharacterized protein → MSNLSDKEAIRLCRSTTTIETIVDLTRHSSPQVRQTALKEMCPCRVKKDHDDFWKRVLQMVDDEASNVRFQVLHTLCDGSPAHLEFDVAEALDRFNRDSDPKIRRTAHKVLTTYWKTGKWNVL, encoded by the exons ATGTCTAACTTGTCTGACAAAGAAGCCATTCGTCTGTGCAGGAGCACTACCACCATTGAGACCATTGTGGACTTGACAAGACACTCTAGTCCACAAGTCCGTCAGACCGCCCTGAAGGAAATGTGTCCATGCAGGGTCAAGAAGGACCACGACGACTTCTGGAAGCGCGTGCTCCAAATGGTCGACGACGAGGCTTCCAACGTCCGCTTCCAG GTCCTACACACGCTGTGTGACGGCTCCCCAGCCCACCTGGAATTTGACGTCGCTGAAGCACTTGACAGGTTCAACAGGGATTCTGACCCCAAGATCCGAAGGACAGCTCACAAGGTCCTCACCACGTACTGGAAGACTGGCAAGTGGAACGTCCTGTAG